A region of Salmo salar chromosome ssa17, Ssal_v3.1, whole genome shotgun sequence DNA encodes the following proteins:
- the LOC106575501 gene encoding integral membrane protein GPR180, whose translation MYPLMFTLTAFLLCIPATFGKTVSGVFKSDAAREQNGQYITKFMYNVGSGLVVCRLENATLAVEKESRLLLFPETEDGFDIDNLSCHDRLSKAQLSIRLREEEHNQSIPHLHSPTAWMALYADRYTCGEGGIIPAHGDLTFTILLFNPDSAGNPLEHFSAEEAGLHSFYCLLILAYFVASCIYIQPLWMALRKGGPMHTVLKVLSTALALQGISALFNYIHLARYARDGVGIPIMGSLAEFCDMVSQVSMLYMLLSLCVGWTLSKNRKPQSRPLQWDSSPASKALAMGGVATQGALLLWEQYEETEHHSYHAQRSIAGLLLISLRIILALLLASVLYTIISTERSALKRDFYLSFAKGCFIWFLCHPVLVLLSVVFNEHQREKVVTIGVILCQAISVVILYQLFLSRSLYWEVSSLSSVSLPLTMSRGVRGRY comes from the exons ATGTATCCGTTAATGTTCACACTTACAGCCTTCTTACTATGCATTCCAGCTACATTTGGAAAAACTGTGTCGGGAGTTTTCAAGAGCGATGCAGCCAGAGAGCAGAATGGACAGTACATCACAAAATTCATGTACAACG tgGGTAGTGGTCTGGTGGTGTGCAGGCTGGAGAATGCTACCCTGGCCGTGGAGAAGGAGTCCAGACTGCTGCTCTTCCCGGAGACGGAGGACGGCTTTGACATCGACAACCTCAGCTGCCACGACCGCCTCTCCAAGGCACAGCTCTCCA tccgtctgagagaggaggagcaCAACCAGAGCATCCCCCACCTTCACTCCCCCACGGCCTGGATGGCGCTGTATGCAGACCGCTACACCTGTGGGGAGGGGGGCATCATCCCTGCCCACGGGGACCTGACCTTCACCATCCTGCTGTTCAACCCTGACTCGGCAGGCAACCCCCTGGAACACTTCAGCGCTGAGGAGGCAG GCCTGCATAGTTTCTACTGCCTGCTGATCCTGGCCTACTTTGTGGCGTCCTGTATCTACATTCAGCCTCTGTGGATGGCCCTGAGAAAGGGTGGGCCTATGCACACGGTGCTGAAGGTGCTCTCCACAGCCTTGGccctacaggggatctctgcccTCTTCAACTACATCCACCTGGCCAG GTATGCCAGGGACGGAGTGGGCATTCCTATCATGGGCAGCTTGGCAGAAT TCTGTGACATGGTATCCCAGGTGTCCATGCTGTACATGCtgctgagtctgtgtgtgggctgGACCCTGAGCAAGAACAGGAAGCCCCAGAGCAGACCTCTCCAGTGGGACTCCTCCCCCGCCTCCAAAGCCCTCGCTATGGGAGGGGTCGCCACACAG GGGGCGCTACTGCTGTGGGAGCAGTATGAGGAGACTGAGCACCACAGCTACCACGCCCAGCGCAGCATAGCGGGTCTGTTACTCATATCTCTACGTATCATCCTGGCCTTGTTGCTGGCCTCTGTGCTCTACACCATCATCAGCACAGAGAGGAGCGCCCTCAAGAGAGACTTCTACCTCAGCTTCGCCAAG ggttGTTTTATCTGGTTCCTGTGCCACCCTGTGCTGGTCCTACTCTCTGTGGTCTTCAACGAGCATcagagagaaaag gTTGTGACAATCGGTGTGATTCTATGCCAGGCGATCTCGGTGGTGATCCTCTACCAGCTTTTCCTGTCCCGTAGCTTATACTGGGAagtatcttctctctcctctgtctcactacccCTCACCATGTCTAGAGGGGTCCGGGGACGCTACTGA
- the LOC106575499 gene encoding sodium/myo-inositol cotransporter yields MAPTTMEAADIVVVVLYFILVLAIGFFAMMKANRSTVSGYFLAGRSMNWAMIGASLFVSNIGSEHFIGLAGSGAASGFGVAAWEFNALLLLQLLGWVFIPVYIHSGVYTMPEYLAKRFGGRRLKVYFAALSLLLYIFTKLSVDLYSGALFIQESLGWNLYLSIILLITVTALLTVTGGLVAVIYTDTLQAFLMIGGALCLTTISLVKVGGLEGVRTKYMEARPNITAILASSNFTYIPSCHVEPKPDSLRILRGPLDKDLPWPGFLLGQTPASIWYWCADQVIVQRVLAARSISHAKGSTLMAGFLKILPMFIIVIPGMISRILFADELACISPEHCMEVCGSRAGCSNIAYPRLVMSVMPVGLRGLMMAVMIAALMSDLDSIFNSASTIFTLDIYKMVRERASSRELMVVGRVFVVFMVVISIAWVPVIIEMQGGQMFYYIQEVSDYLTPPIAALFLLGVLWRRCNEIGAFWGGIVGFALGATRLVLAFVYREPHCNEPDERPSFVKDVHFMYVAAGLFWISGLVAVVVSLCTPPPSIEQVRTTTFWGLRQRNTTPNRERDEEMSKLNPQTKTHVNGNGCMDKETPKDLHNGVNGVEALSYMEAPSDLQNGGHPTFSSTGMAVDQEKPWVVCCGGVGGEKGRCVRVLEWFCGFKEEPAKTRPRSAEEEERFLQEMLQETPRTRLILNMGLVLVCSVGVFLFIYFSL; encoded by the coding sequence ATGGCTCCCACCACCATGGAGGCGGCGGACATCGTTGTTGTGGTGCTGTACTTCATCCTGGTCCTTGCCATTGGCTTCTTCGCCATGATGAAAGCCAATCGGAGCACTGTGAGCGGTTACTTCCTGGCCGGCCGATCAATGAACTGGGCTATGATTGGTGCCTCTCTGTTCGTCAGCAACATTGGCAGCGAGCATTTCATTGGCCTTGCAGGGTCCGGGGCGGCCAGCGGGTTTGGAGTCGCCGCATGGGAGTTCAATGCCCTCCTGCTCCTCCAGCTCCTGGGCTGGGTGTTCATCCCTGTTTACATCCACTCTGGGGTCTACACAATGCCTGAGTACCTGGCCAAGCGCTTCGGCGGCCGACGGCTCAAGGTCTACTTCGCTGCTCTGTCTCTGCTGCTCTACATCTTCACCAAGCTCTCTGTGGACCTCTACTCCGGAGCGCTCTTCATCCAGGAGTCACTGGGCTGGAACCTCTATCTGTCCATCATCCTCCTCATCACTGTGACCGCGCTGCTGACTGTCACAGGGGGCCTGGTTGCAGTCATCTACACCGACACCCTCCAGGCGTTCCTGATGATTGGCGGCGCGCTATGCTTAACCACCATTAGCCTGGTAAAAGTGGGTGGCCTGGAAGGGGTGCGGACCAAGTACATGGAAGCCAGACCGAACATCACAGCGATATTAGCATCCTCCAACTTCACCTACATCCCCTCCTGCCATGTGGAGCCCAAGCCCGACTCCCTGCGCATCCTAAGGGGCCCGCTGGACAAGGACCTCCCCTGGCCGGGCTTCCTCCTGGGCCAGACCCCAGCCTCCATCTGGTACTGGTGTGCCGACCAGGTCATTGTCCAGCGGGTGCTAGCCGCACGGAGCATCTCCCACGCTAAAGGCTCCACACTGATGGCCGGCTTCCTCAAGATCCTGCCCATGTTCATCATCGTCATTCCCGGGATGATCTCCCGCATCCTGTTTGCAGATGAGCTGGCATGTATCAGCCCAGAACACTGCATGGAGGTGTGTGGATCCAGGGCTGGGTGTTCTAACATAGCCTACCCCCGCCTGGTGATGTCCGTCATGCCGGTGGGTCTGCGTGGCCTGATGATGGCGGTGATGATCGCAGCGCTCATGAGCGACCTGGACTCCATCTTCAACTCcgccagcaccatcttcacctTGGACATTTACAAAATGGTGCGGGAGCGGGCGTCGTCGAGGGAGCTGATGGTGGTTGGGCGTGTGTTCGTGGTGTTCATGGTGGTTATCAGCATTGCCTGGGTTCCTGTCATCATCGAGATGCAGGGAGGCCAGATGTTCTACTACATCCAGGAAGTGTCTGACTACCTGACCCCGCCCATCGCTGCCCTATTCCTGCTGGGCGTCCTATGGCGGCGCTGCAATGAGATTGGTGCATTCTGGGGTGGCATAGTGGGGTTCGCGTTGGGCGCCACGAGACTGGTGCTTGCGTTCGTCTACAGAGAGCCCCACTGCAACGAACCAGACGAGCGGCCATCTTTTGTCAAGGACGTTCATTTCATGTACGTGGCAGCCGGGCTGTTCTGGATCTCAGGACTGGTGGCTGTGGTGGTTAGCCTCTGCACCCCTCCACCGAGCATAGAGCAGGTCCGCACCACTACCTTCTGGGGGCTACGCCAAAGAAACACAACTccaaacagggagagagacgaggagatgaGCAAGCTGAACCCCCAAACTAAGACCCATGTCAATGGGAACGGCTGCATGGACAAGGAGACGCCCAAAGACCTCCATAATGGTGTCAATGGGGTGGAGGCTTTATCCTATATGGAGGCTCCATCTGATCTCCAAAATGGCGGCCACCCGACCTTTTCAAGCACCGGAATGGCGGTAGACCAAGAAAAGCCTTGGGTGGTCTGCTGTGGAGGAgtaggaggggagaaggggaggtgtgtgaggGTTCTAGAGTGGTTCTGTGGGTTTAAGGAGGAGCCGGCTAAGACCCGGCCCAGATCAGCCGAGGAGGAAGAGAGGTTTTTGCAGGAGATGCTCCAGGAGACCCCCAGAACCAGACTAATCCTCAACATGGGCCTGGTGCTGGTCTGCTCTGTGGGGGTGTTCCTCTTCATCTATTTCTCTCTGTAG